CCTGTTCCGGCGGCGCTTCTGCTGGCGCAAGCAGCTTACCGCTGGTATGCTAGCGACGCCTCGCCTCCACCCCGAGCAGGCCGCTTGTTGCTCGCTTTTGGCTGCATTTTGGTAGTATAAAGTCTCTCCTATTCTCTGGCCTAGCTGAACTGTATCGGCTTAGGCATGCGGATCATTTAGCTCCGCCATTGCTTTAGGAAATACTTCTACCTCTTTCTGTCATGAATTTCTTTTCAGGGCGCAACTTACTGGCGCTGGGGGCTTTTTGCTACTCTTCAGCCAACCAGCGGCCGCCCAAACTCCGGCCAGCTTGCTCATACGTGGGCAGGTGACCGACGCCCCTGCCGCGGCTCCATTGCCCGGCGCTGTAGTACGCTGGCTCGAAGAGCCTGCGGGTGCTACCACCACCGATGCGGGGGCATTTTTAGCATCCTGCGACCCGCCCGTGGTGACTCTAACCGTCTTATTATTCAAGCCTTAGGCTACCGGCCCGACACGGTTATTGTAGGAGCCACGGAGCAACTCTTTGTGCGGATGGCCCTGCGCCGCTCTGCCGAGCTAGGCGAGGTGCGCGTAGAAGAACGAGCGCCTTCTTACTCTGGCATTACTCCTACCAATACGCAGGTCATTACCAGCCGCGACCTAACTAAGTCGGCCTGCTGCAACTTGGCGGAGAGCTTCGAAACCAACGCCGCGGTTGAAGTTTCGACCACTGATGCAGTATCGGGGGCCAAGCAGATTCAGCTATTAGGCCTGGATGGGGCTTATTCTCTGCTTACGGTAGATAATCTGCCGGCTCTGCGTGGCCTAGCTACGCCGTACCGACTAAGCTATCTGGCTGGCCCCTGGATCGAGAGTATCGACATTATCAAGGGCATGGGCTCGGTGGTGAACGGCTACGAAAGCATGGCCGGCCAGGTGAATGTGCGCCTGCAAGATCCCGCCAAAACCGACCGTTTGCTCTTCAATGCGTACGTCAACGACCTCGGCAAATTCGATCTTAATCTCAACCTCTCGGCCCCCGTCAATAAGAAACTCAGCACGGCTCTCCTCCTCCACTCCGATCACCTCGGCCGCCGCGTCGACCGCAACAAGGACAACTTTCTGGATTTGCCTTTGGCCACTCAATTCAACGTGTTCAATAAGTGGAAATACCAATCGGGCAACGGCATTGTGAGCGAATTGGGGCTTGGTGCTCTGCGCGAAACCCGCCAGGGCGGGCAGGTAGGGTTCCGGGAAGAAGCGGGTAACCCTTACTACGGCACCTCTCTCCAGACGGACCGCTACACAGGCTTTTCCAAAACCTCTTACACCTGGCCCGGCCGGCCCTATCAGAGCCTAGGCCTGCTGCTAACCGCCACCGATCACGCTTTTGATTCACAGTATGGGCGCCGCACCTACGATGGTCGCCAGCGTACGGGCTTGGCTACTCTGCTTTTCCAAAGCGTACTGGGCAATACTGCCCACACCTACCGCGTGGGGCTGAGTTATCTGCACGATAATTATCGGGAAGTATTATTGCAACCTGATTACGCCTCTGCGCCCTCTGAAACGGCCGCCCAGCGCTACCAGCGCGAAAATCGGAGTCGCCAGGAACGGGTGCCGGGTGCCTTCGCCGAATACACGTATCAGAATGCTCGTAACCTAACTGTGGTAGGTGGCCTGCGCCTCGACCGTCATAACCTGTACGGCTGGTTCCTGACGCCCCGCCTCAATATTAAGTACGACGCCACCAAGAATACTGTGCTGCGCTTAGCCGGTGGCTCCGGTTTCCGCACCGCCAATCCCATTGCTGAAAATACGGGTATGCTGGTTAGTTCCCGCGACTTTGTGGTGTCGAATAACCTGCGGCCGGAGCAAGCCTGGAATGTGGGGGGCAGTTTTACCCAATACTTTACGCTACTGGGCAAGCCCGCTACCTTCATAGCCGACTATTACCACACTGAGTTTCAGAACCAAGTAGTAGCCGATGCTTATTACTCGCCCTATCAGCTGAATATCAGCAATCTGCTGCCCGGTGGCCGCTCCTACTCGCGCAGCTTTCAGGCGGAGGTGCAGGTAACGCCAGTGAAGGGTTTGGAGGCTAAAGCGGCCTATAAATATCTGGATGTGCGCACCGACTATACGGGTCAGCTATTGGCCAAGCCACTCACGTCTTCCCATCGCATTTTCGCTAATATCGGTTACGCCACTGCCTTCGATAAGTGGCGCGCCGACCTGACGATGCAGGGTTTCGGCAAGCGCCCCTTGGCTATGAGCCCAGGCGTGGAAGGACAGCATAGCGGGCACGTGCCAGGCGAGCCGCTGCCCATGGCGCCCCGCTTTGCCTTGTTCAATACTCAGGTTACCCGCGCCTTCAAGCACTGGGAAGCCTACGTTGGCGTTGAGAACTTAACGAACTATCGCCAGCGCAACCCCATTATGGGAGCCAATGACCCATTTGGGCCGAATTTTGACGCAGCTATGGTTTGGGGACCAGTTTATGGTCGACTCACTTACGTTGGTTTTCGCTTCCGGCTGGAGTAGTTAACCATCGACCTGCTGATAGAGATAATAAAAGCCCCCAGCAGCGTAAAACCTTATTATTTACTTCAAAAACAACCTTCGCATGAAAAGCCTTAAGTCCATCCTCTTCACCTTCCTGTTAGTAGCCTTAGCGCCGCTGGCCCACGCCCAAACGAAGGCACCTGCCAAGGTAAAAGCTGACGCTACGGCTCAGATTGCCCTTAAAACATCCGCCGTGTGCGACATGTGTAAAACCCGGCTCGAGAAGGCACTAGCCTACGAGAAAGGGGTTCAGGCAGCTAACCTCGATGTACCTACTCAGATGCTCACGGTTACCTACCGCCCTGATAAGACCAACCCTGCCACCCTGCGCACGGCTGTACAGCGCACCGGCTACGATGCCGACGCCCAGCCCGCCGACACACGCGCCTATGATAAGCTGCCTGAGTGCTGCAAAAAAACCAACGCTGTTCATAGCGACGGGGCAAAGCACTAGCCTTATGCAAGCAACTAAAAAGCCCGGACCATTTCTGGTCCGGGCTTTTTAGTTGAGCTAAACTTTAGAATTACTTCATAGACTTTTTAAGATCTGAGCCTAACATATAACCTATCATAGACAAAAGCTAAAAATGTATGCTCCGGGAACGTTGCAACTTTTCCGGCAATACTTACAAACTGAGAATCCGTCTAAATAAAGTTTATCATTTTTTTATTAAGCATTTAATAGATCAAGAAGGGGCAAGAGTAGATCAGCAGGCACTTTTTCTGGTTGAGTACTGAAAGATGTATACCAATGGTATTCCTAACTATCTAAATCTTATTATATTCACAGCCTACTAATTATCAAATTTCCATTTATGAAGATCAGTTGTCTGCTTCTCGACGATGACCCGCTGGTGCTGGAGTTGTTGCAGGCGTATATAGCCATGACGGATATACTGGAAGTGAAGGCCGTGTTTACCGATCCGTTGGAGGCCCACAGCTACCTTACCAGCCACGATGTGCAGGTGCTGTTCTCTGATGTTACGATGCCTCACCTCAGTGGCCTCGATCTGGTACGAGCCCTACGTCAGCCGCCGCTGGTAGTCCTGATGACTTCCTTTCCGCAGTACGCTATGGAAGCCTTTAACCTCGACGTCATCGACTTCTTGTTAAAGCCTATTTCCCTCGATCGTTTTTTGCGCTCTGTCAGCAAAGCAGTAAGCTTAATTCGCAATTCTTCGTCGAGCGAAGCTGAGATATACGACCAGATTCTGCGCCCGGGCTCCTTTTTCATCCGCACAGATTCCCAGTTTGTACGCCTACATTACCGCGACGTGCTGTATATGGAGGCCCTCAAGGACTTCACTAAGATTAATACCGCCGACGGACGCACTCATTTAACACTGGTTAACCTCAAAAATTTGGAAGAACAATTACCCACTGGCATGTTCGTGCGCACCCATCGCTCTTATCTAGTCAATGCCAACCATATTGAGTCGGTAAGCACCCATGAAGTGCGCGTTGGTAGCCACTGCCTACCTGTAGGGCAAACGTACCGGGAACGCCTGACGGAGGGTGTTATCGGCCGCTCACTTATCCGGCGGCAACATTAGGGTTCCGACTAATTCCGAGAATCTGAGTTGAGGCGGGCAAAGTGAACCGGAAGATACTGCCCTGCCCTACCTCACTCTCAAAGCTAAGTTTGCCGCCGTTGCGCTCCACAAAGTCTTTGCAGAGCAGCAGGCCCAGACCAGTACCTTTCTCACGGGCCGTGCCGAGCGTAGTATGAGGTCCGCCCTGCCCAAAGATTTTCTCCCGATCGGTAGTGGAAATACCCATCCCTGAGTCGGTGACCGTAATTTCCCACATAGTGCCCAAGGGCTGCGCTGCTACGGTTACGGTACCAGCAGCAGGTGTAAACTTAATGGCATTCGCCACCAGATTGCGCAGCACCAACCGAATCATATTCAGGTCGGCGTGCACTACACAGGGTTCCTCGACGTGGTTTAGCAAGTAAATTCCTTTTCGTTCGGCATCACTGAGCAGCAGCGACAGGGTTTCCTCCACAGCCTCATCGAGGTATACGGGCTCAGGCCGAGTTGCTTCGCCCCCCATCTGTGCCGCTGACCAATTCAGCAGGTTGTCGAGCAGGCTCAGAGTAGTATCCAACATTCGGCTAAGCCGTTCGGAGTGTACTGCAAGCCGCTCAGGAGGCAATGCGCCCATATTGAGTAGGGAAAGCATTGAATACAAAGACCCCAGCGGGCTGCGCAAATCATGCGAAATCACCGAGAACAACGTGTTTTTGGTTCGGTTTAGCTGTCCTAATTCATCACGTTGAGCCTGGATATCTACGTTCTGCTGCTGCAGCAAACTATTGAGGCGGCGATGGCGGCGGCGACTACGATATAATACCCCAGCCAGCACGATCAGCACGGCTGTTCCGGTCAAGAGCACATCACGCAACAGTTGCTGACGGCGCAGCTGGCTGGCCTGAATTTGCCGGTCTTTAGTCAGCAACTGAATTTCGCGCTCCTTCTTTTCAGTTTCATAGCGCGTCTGCAATTCAGCCACCTGCGCTGAACGTTGCTCGGCAAATACACTATCCTGCAACTCAGCATAATGACGCAAAGCGTCCAGACTCAATGAATACTGGTTGTCGCGCTGGTACAGATTTGACAGCGACTGATAAATGCTACTCACCCGGCTAAGCGCGCCTGCCTGCCGGGCCAAGGGCAAAGCTTGCTTTAGGTAAGCGCTGGCCCGCTCATGATTGCCAATTGAATCGTGGGCAGTGGCCAAGCAGTGCAGCAGGTCGGCGGTATAGCCTGGAGCCGTGGTAGGGGGCAAATTGGTAAGCGCCTGGGTATAAAATCCCATTGCCACTTCCTGGTTGTTCATGGCCTGATATACCTGTCCAATGCTGGCAAGCGTTTGGCCGGTGCAGGCACTATCCTGATACTCTAATGCCTTGCGGTAAGCACGTTGCAGATGATAAAGGGCGCGGCTGTAGTGGCGCTGTTGGCGGTGTACATGGGCCATATTGTTCATAGCTACCACCGTCTGGTACTCGTTTCCAGCCTTTTGCCAAGCTACTAGCGCCTGCTCGTGGTTTTTCAGGGCTTGGGGCCATTTAGCCTCGCTAGTATATAAATGCCCTAGCAATTCATGCCCATGAGCCACACCAGCTAGGTTCTGAAGCACAGTAAACGATTTCAAAGCAAGCAGATATGTTTCGCGGGCCTTGCCGGTATCGCCTTGGCTAAACTGGGCACTACCTAACGCATACCGAACGGTGGCGGCTTTATCCGAATTACGCGTCCGTACATAGTAGCGTAGCGCGGCGGCGAAGTGTGGCTCCGCCTCATCATAGCGGTGCAAGCCTTCCAGAGCACGTCCTAGTTGCAATTGCGCAACAGCAGTCTGGGGGGCATTTTTAACTTTCGTAGCAGCTTCTAAAGCAATTTTGGCCTGCTTCAGAACGTGAAGTGGATCGGCTACAGTAACCGGGTGACTGGCTTGCTGATGCTGTTGGGCAAAGGTAAGAGGTGTCGGATTTGACGCATACACTGTAGTGCCCAAGCCGGCACCAATCAACAAGACGAGAATGACCCTACTTGCGCAGTTAATTGAGAGTTCTAATAGTAGGTTTGCTTCCCACCTTGTCCACAGTGAACCCGCCATACTCAGACAAGCCTGCGCTTGTTGAGCCCGGCGGGCACAAGTAGTGATTAAAGCCCTAAAAACGGTGGTAACTATCAAAACGTCAACCTGAAACACTATATTGTGACAAGTTGGTATTTTTTTAGTTATGAAAAAATATTAAGATATATCTATCTACTATAAAAGAACGATTCAACCTAAACAGGGCCTATTTTGGGCCATCATTGAGTAAAATTATTTTATTTTTAAATGTAATTATTCTTATTAAACTATTCTAAATACGAACTAAATGAATGCTCAACACTGAGCTTGGTGTAGATAAAATACTAACGAGCAGCAGTCTCTTTCGCCTGCCACAGCCGCCACCAAGGCAAATAGGGCTGGTCGTGGTGCTCGTAGTGATAGCCGAAGAAATAACAGCTCATGAACGCCCACAAATGATGGCGAAACTGACTGCGAGATTTATGCAAGTTGTGCTCGGCGTGCTCGCCGCGGTGGGGCAGATACGTACCAAAAAAGAACAGCTGCACCGTAGCCAGAATAGCCGGCACCATCCAGAAGGCAATGACATTCGCCTGCGGGAAAGATAGCTTCAACACATTGTAGGTTGCCGCCATCAGTACAATCTGCCACCATGTAACGTAATTCCAGGCAAAGCGCGCCAGCCAGGGCAAAAAACCTGGGTGATGACCATCGTGAAAATCGGGGTCATCATGGGTGCCCACATGGCGGTGATGCTGGTGATGCTTCGGCAGCATCCGAGGAAACCAGTTGAAAGCAAATAACAATGCAGCCACAGTGCCCAAGCCATTATTCAGGCGTTTATCAGCGCTTACCACGCCATGCATTGCGTCGTGGGCGGTGATAAATAGGCCCGTATACAAATGTGTTTGGAGTAACAGCAGTAGGTACGGCCACGGCGTACGCCAATTAGGCTCGTAAAACGCCAGTAGAAACGTTAATAAAGCCCCCCAACTCAGCATAATCACCCCAGCAACTAGCACACCCTTATTGCCAACTGGCGCAGGTTTGAGGCGCGTAGTAGCAGCGGAAGGATGAGCGGTTGCTGTTGTATGCATCAGGTGTCACTAACGTTGTATGAAGTATGGCCGCGCTTACCAACGCGAAGCATCTTAAAGAGCAAATACTGCTTTATAATTCCGTTGTTGTAAGGCTCAGAGCGCCAACAGAGCGTCGCGTACATCTTCCATGAGCCACATGGGCGTACTGGTAGCCCCACAAATACCAACTGATTGGCCTGGCTCAAACCAACTGGCACAAATTTCTTCCACTTTCGAAATAAAGTGGGTTTGAGGGTTGGTATCCTTGCAGACTTGATAGAGCACTTTGCCGTTACTGCTCTTCGTGCCCGACACAAATACAATTTGGTCGAACTGGGCAGCAAACTTACGAAGGTCTTTATCCCGGTTGCTCACCTGCCGACAGATGGTATCGTTGGCATTGATGGCGTAACCTCGCTCTTCCAGTTCACCCTTAATGCGGTAAAAGCTGTCGGTGCTTTTCGTGGTTTGGCTGTAGAGTGTGATGTTGGGGGGCAATTCGTGGCCCAACAACTCGTCTAGGTTCTCGAAAACGACGGCGTTGCCGCTGGTCTGGCCCAGTAAGCCGCGCACTTCAGCGTGACCGTGCTTGCCGTAAATGAATATTTTTTCCTGCTTATCGTAGCTGGTTTTGATGCGATTTTGCAGCTTCAGCACCACCGGGCACGAAGCGTCAATCAAGGTCAGATTATTTTCTAAGCCTGTTTGGTAAGTACTGGGTGGCTCGCCGTGGGCCCGAATCAGTACTTTCTCATCGCGCAATTGCGCCAGGGTATCGTAGTCAATAATGCGCAGTCCACGCTCTTCCAGGCGCTCTACTTCCTCGTCATTGTGCACAATGTCGCCTAGGCAGTATAAGTAGCCCTGTTCTTCCAGGATATCTTCGGCCATTTGGATGGCATAGATAACACCGAAGCAAAAGCCAGAGTTAGGGTCGATACGGACGCTCAGATGGTGCGGCATAAATCGGTAACCATGAAAATGGCCGGAAGGTTATCGGCCGAAAGGTGCCCTGCTGATATGGTAAGCAATAAGTTAGGCTTGTAGTTCAGCTTACGATGCCTAGAAGCTGATTATCTGTCTTCTACAAGTTCTTAAATCCAATGTTTTCTTCAAAAGGAAAATAACAAGATTAAGCAGTCATGCGCGTTAGAAGGCGGCGGGTGATGTAGCTTTGAGCGCTGATTCAGCTGAACCCTCGCCATCCCACGACCCTTCCCTCCTACTGCCTCTTGGTTCGCTCCTTGTTTTCCCTCACCCTGCTACAAGTAATAGCCTTCGTTTCGGCGGCCTCAGCGCTCTGTTGCACCGGTACTACCGATTCCGATATGTCTGCCAGCCACGCCATTAGCGGCAGCGTTACTAACCTGCGGAATGCTCGCGGCACCTGCTACGTATCGCTTTACAACCGCAAAGAAGGGTTTCCGGGCAAGAAGTCGATAGCGACTCAAAAAGTGCAGTTAACGGCAAAGGAGTGCGTTTTCATCTTTGAGAAGCTGCCTAAAGGCGACTACGCCATAGCGGCCTACCACGACGAGAACAACAACGGCCGTCTCGACACCAATTTCATCGGTATTCCTACTGAGGGCTTCGCGTTCTCCAATAATCCGAGTGCTACGATGGGCCCGCCGTCTTTTGCCGAAGCAAAAGTAGTGGTGCATAGCAGCCGCGTGAAGGTGCAGCTAACGATGAAATATTAGACTCCGGTACTAAGCCGTCAGTTGTTCTAGCTCCTGAGCCTGTTCCGCACTCACGTGGCCGCGGCCTATTAGAAAGTTACGCACCGTATTGAAGGCCTCCGCATCAAGACCCGACTGCGGATGCTGCCGCAACGCATCCAGCAGATAATGTCTATCTTCCTCTACATGAGGGCTCAAACCTAAAAAAGCCGGAATGTTGCTTTCTACGCTGAAGCGCAAAAACCGCACTTCGCTATTATTCGAGTCGGCAGCGGCGGCTTGCTCAAATATGCGGGCGGCGGCCTGCGCGTATGTAAGCTTGTTGAACATCGAAGCGTCGCGAGCCCTGATGGCCTCGGAGGCCGCTTTGTAAGCCAGCGGTAAGGCGTCGTTGCCCTGGTAGTTATTCATGAGCTTATAAAACTTTTCGCCGGCGGCTTTATCGGCAGCGGCTTGCTCATAGTGGCTGCGTAGGGTAGCGAGGTCGTAAGAAGAATCCATGGAAGGTGGGTGGAATGCTGGGTTGTGGTTTAGGATTGTCTGAAAAAGCCCCCAACAGTTGGCTGGGGGCTTTTTTAAGATTATATGGCGCGAAGCCGGTAGCGGAAATACGAGCCGACCAGCAACAATAATTTCGTGTTGTCGGGTACGCGCACGCGGCCGCCGAGGATTTGCGTGGCGGGCAACTGGCGGATTTTGTGAAAAAGCTTCAGGTAATACACATATGCGAGGTATACGCCCAAGCGCGCCGCCCGTGGCAACTGCACAATACCCGCGTAGCCAGCCTCGAAATCAGTACGAATGTCGGCCTCAATGTCGCGCTTCACAGTATCGTTGAAATGCTCGTAGCTCACACCGGGAAAATATACCCGACCCCGCTCTTCGTAGTCAGAGCGAATATCCCGCAGGAAATTGATTTTCTGGAAAGCAGATCCCAACCGACGCGCTGGCTCACGCAAGCGGTCAAACATAGCGGTATCGCCCTCGCAGAAGATGCGCAGACACATCAGTCCGACTACTTCCGCCGAACCGTAGATATAGTCGCTATAAAGCGACTGGTTGTAGTTGCGGTCCTCCAAGTCCATTTCCATGCTCCGCAGGAATGCCTCAATAAACTCCCGATCAATGCCGTAGCGGTGCACCATCAGCTGAAATGCGTGTAGCACCGGGCTCAGGCTGAAGCGCGTATCGAGCGCCTCGTAGGTCTGGCGCCGGAAATCGGCAAATAGAGCCGCTTTGTCGTGGTCGTGGAAAGTATCCACAATTTCGTCGGCCCAGCGCACGAAGCCATACACGGCATACACCGGCAAGTGAAACCGTGGGTCGAGCGTACGAATGCCCAACGTAAACGACGTGCTGTAGCGCTTCGTAATCAGCTTACTACACGCCAAGCTGGTTTGATCAAAAAGAGCTACGTGGTCCAAGGCTATGGAAAGGCGAAGAGGTGAAAAGGATTAATTACCTCCCATAAGTGGACTGGGGGGCAATTTGTTCGAGCAGTTAGTCGATTGAGAATTCTTTAAATATTTCCCCGGCCACTACCTGCCCAGATATCAGGGAGGGCGGCACGCCGGGGCCAGGCACCGTAAGCTGCCCCGTAAAATACAGATTACTTACCTTTTTACTTTTCAGCGTGGGCTTGAGAATGGCGGTTTGCTTGAGTGTATTAGCCAAACCATACGCATTGCCTTTGTAGCTATGGTAATCGGCCACGAAGTCGCTATGCGCATAGCTGCGCTTATAGATCACCGCATCGCGGATGCTCTGGCCGGTCAGTCGCTCCAAGCGATCCATAATCAGGTAATAATACCGCTCGCGGGTTTCCTCTGGGTCGGCTAAGTCTGGGGCAACGGGCACTAGCAGGAACAAGTTTTCGCAGCCGTCAGGCGCTACCGTGGGGTCGGTTTGAGAAGGCAAGGAGGCGTAAAACAATGGTTTGGTGGGCCACTGCGGCTGCTCATAGATCTCCTGGGCGTGGCGGCCAAAGTCCTCATCAAAGAAGAGGTTGTGATGACGTAAGTTTTTCAGCCGCTTATTCACTCCCAGATAAAACAGCAACGACGAAGGCGCCATTGTGCGAGAATCCCAATACTTTTCGTCGTAGTGCCGGTGCTGGGGGGCTAATAATTGTTGCTCGGCGTGATGGTAATCGGCGCCAGCTACTACAATATCAGCGGCACGAAAGCCAGCCGCAGTTTGCACGCCCGTCGCACGGCCGTTTTCTACGCGTATCTCCTGCACTTCTTGGTTGTATTCCAGCTTCACACCTTGCTGCTGGGCTACTTGCACCATGCCTTCCACTATCTTGTGCATGCCGCCCCGCGGGTACCACGTGCCCAGCGCTAGGTCGGCGTAGTTCATCAGTGAGTACAGCGCGGGCGTATTTTCGGGAGTAGCACCCAGAAACAGAACCGGAAACTCCATGAGCTTAATGAGCTTCTCGTGCTTGAAAAAGCGGCGCACGTGCCGGCTCATACTCTGCAACACATCCAGCCGCACGGCATCGACAAGCAGGCGTGGGTCGGCAAACTCCAGTAACGAGCGGCCGGGCATGTGTACAAATTTGTTTATGCCAACCTCATACTTATAAGCAGCCTGTCGCAAAAACTCATCGAGTTGTACCGCGCTACCGGGCTCCAGTTGCTCAAACATGGCCCGAATGGCGGGCATAGCTGCCGGAATATCCAGAAAGTCGTTATCGCCAAAAATGACGGCGTACGAAGGATCAAGGCGCACCAAGTCATAGAAATCAGCTACCCGGTGCCCAAAACGAGCGAAGTATTGCTCAAACACATCGGGCATCCAATACCAGCTGGGGCCCATATCGAAAGTGAAGCCTTCGGCCCGAAACACGCGTGCCCGTCCACCTGGGCCTTCGTTTTTCTCCAGCACTGTGACTTGGTAGCCGCGCTGCGCTAGGGATGTAGCTGCCGACAGTCCCGCGAAGCCTGCCCCAATAACTAAAACTTGTTTACTCACAAATCACAAATTAGGCTGATCGAATGGGTGTGCATAATCGCTTTGCAAAGCAGGTCAGCGCTGCTTCCTTATCATACCGTCGAGCTGGGTATAGGTTTACCATACTGCTACCTAACTCCTCAAATTCAGGGGTAATCTGCGAAATATGCGATAAAAAAAGCGGGCCGCAGACACGCCACCTTTCGGTTTTGTACTCTGCGGCCCGCTGTACGCCCGGGCGGCGGTATTATCTCTCCCTATACTCTACACACCGGGGGCGTATACTTTCAATGCCTGCTTGAGCTCTTTGCGGGCAATGTGAATACGGTTTTTAACGGTACCAATCGGAATCTGTAGTTTCTCGGCAATCTCCAGGTACTTGTAGCCGATATAGTACATCATAAATGGAGTACGATAATCGGCCGAGAGCGTGGCAATTGCCTCGTTGATGTCGGTTACTACGAAGTCGCTCGAAGCACCATTGTGGGTAATGTAATTCTCGTCGGTATTGAAGTATTGGAAATACTCCGTGCTGTCAATATTGCTATTGCGCTTGGTGATCTTGTTATAGTTGTTAATGAAGGTGTTGCGCATGATGGTGTACAACCATGCCTTCAAATTGGTCCCAGCCTTGAACTTGTCCTTGTTCAACAACGCTTTGAGTAAAGTTTCCTGTACTAGGTCCTTTGCATCGTCAGCATCGCGGGTCAGGTTCATCGCCACGGGCTTCAGCGAATAGGAAATCTTTTGTACTTGATTGGTGAATTCCAGAGAGGTCATACTGTTTAGCTTTTCGTGGCAAAAAGTTAAACAAATATACGAGAAGATTTTAAAGTCGGATAGTTTTGAGGTAACTATTTTCTTGGGTCTTCAATACTTGCTTACGCTATGACAATGTACGAAGGAGCTGATAATCAGGTAGTATTACCGGATGCAAAATCGCTCTTCGCCCGAATTTGGCTGTTAAACCGGGCACTTTGCCAGACCAACCCCTATTTTCTCACGTTGGAGTTCTGCAACAGAATAGAGCGAGAAATAAGCTGCTTGTAGCTCGCAGTTTTCTGTTTTTCAGCAAATATTTTTTACTAAAACGCACGTGTTCAAGACGTACGGTCCTGCTTAATGGCGTCGCTCGTCGGCGAGGGCCAAAAAGTCGGTCATCAGACGGAGGCGGGCAGCTCTGGGGGGCAATTGTATTTCCTGATGCTGGGCCTGGCTTCCATACAGA
The window above is part of the Hymenobacter radiodurans genome. Proteins encoded here:
- a CDS encoding phytoene/squalene synthase family protein, whose translation is MDHVALFDQTSLACSKLITKRYSTSFTLGIRTLDPRFHLPVYAVYGFVRWADEIVDTFHDHDKAALFADFRRQTYEALDTRFSLSPVLHAFQLMVHRYGIDREFIEAFLRSMEMDLEDRNYNQSLYSDYIYGSAEVVGLMCLRIFCEGDTAMFDRLREPARRLGSAFQKINFLRDIRSDYEERGRVYFPGVSYEHFNDTVKRDIEADIRTDFEAGYAGIVQLPRAARLGVYLAYVYYLKLFHKIRQLPATQILGGRVRVPDNTKLLLLVGSYFRYRLRAI
- a CDS encoding phytoene desaturase family protein, yielding MSKQVLVIGAGFAGLSAATSLAQRGYQVTVLEKNEGPGGRARVFRAEGFTFDMGPSWYWMPDVFEQYFARFGHRVADFYDLVRLDPSYAVIFGDNDFLDIPAAMPAIRAMFEQLEPGSAVQLDEFLRQAAYKYEVGINKFVHMPGRSLLEFADPRLLVDAVRLDVLQSMSRHVRRFFKHEKLIKLMEFPVLFLGATPENTPALYSLMNYADLALGTWYPRGGMHKIVEGMVQVAQQQGVKLEYNQEVQEIRVENGRATGVQTAAGFRAADIVVAGADYHHAEQQLLAPQHRHYDEKYWDSRTMAPSSLLFYLGVNKRLKNLRHHNLFFDEDFGRHAQEIYEQPQWPTKPLFYASLPSQTDPTVAPDGCENLFLLVPVAPDLADPEETRERYYYLIMDRLERLTGQSIRDAVIYKRSYAHSDFVADYHSYKGNAYGLANTLKQTAILKPTLKSKKVSNLYFTGQLTVPGPGVPPSLISGQVVAGEIFKEFSID
- a CDS encoding sigma-70 family RNA polymerase sigma factor; the protein is MTSLEFTNQVQKISYSLKPVAMNLTRDADDAKDLVQETLLKALLNKDKFKAGTNLKAWLYTIMRNTFINNYNKITKRNSNIDSTEYFQYFNTDENYITHNGASSDFVVTDINEAIATLSADYRTPFMMYYIGYKYLEIAEKLQIPIGTVKNRIHIARKELKQALKVYAPGV